A single genomic interval of Littorina saxatilis isolate snail1 linkage group LG17, US_GU_Lsax_2.0, whole genome shotgun sequence harbors:
- the LOC138952356 gene encoding N-acetylgalactosaminyltransferase 7-like → MGRNMRRNFLVKLGLFVVSLLLLGPYLFHLKLGEDSQESYKHFMDRKRSEDKDAYKQHKHGAVVHMVEEKEENIVPPPGDHEGPAGGDDVQGKTADIPKAFVTKGKIGNYEPKEPSPSHAPGENGDPVYTSMDEKSKSEQEIRQYGFNMVNSDKIAMNRTIPDTRLDECKYWNYPDKQPTASVILVFHNEGFSTLVRTVHSVINTSPKHMLKEVVMVDDFSDKENLKGHLEDYLKQFNGLVKLYRNKEREGLIRTRTRGAELSTGDVIVFLDAHCECNRNWLPPLLDRIRVDRKTMAVPIVDGIDWDNFQYRPVYSTVHHRGIFEWGFLYKESQVPKKELDKRAYNSEPYPSPTHAGGLFAMDRNYFFELGGYDPGLRIWGGENFELSFKIWQCGGRVEWVPCSRVGHIYRNFMPYSTGQHKEKIPVITLNYMRVVEVWLGEEFREYFYTREPMVRGYPIGDISKQVQFKKDNNCKSFKWFMDNVAYEVYDLYPLPPRNKAWGEFKQKRGNKCWDSMGQGMGGGPIGAYYCHHGGSNQYYRLNEKGQIGTGEWCLRTENGDTIHIRRCDVEPAGPWKWDENTGLIRNVDVDKCVDIGEDNLLHLKSCDPSAPTQLWDIKEIYPWKD, encoded by the exons ATGGGGCGCAATATGAGACGGAACTTCCTGGTGAAGTTGGGATTATTTGTggtgtctctgttgctgctgGGACCGTACCTGTTTCATTTGAAGCTGGGCGAAGACAGCCAGGAGAGCTACAAACACTTCATGGACCGCAAGAGAAGTGAAGAT AAAGATGCGTACAAGCAGCACAAACACGGGGCAGTTGTTCACATggtggaggagaaggaggagaacaTTGTACCGCCCCCAGGGGATCACGAGGGACCTGCAGGTGGTGATGATGTTCAGGGGAAAACGGCCGACATCCCCAAGGCGTTTGTCACCAAAGGAAAAATAGGCAACTATGAGCCCAAAGAGCCATCTCCGAGTCATGCTCCAG GTGAGAATGGAGATCCGGTGTACACTTCAATGGATGAGAAATCCAAATCAGAGCAAGAGATTCGGCAGTATGGCTTCAACATGGTGAACAGTGACAAGATCGCCATGAACAGGACCATCCCTGACACACGCCTGGATGA GTGCAAGTACTGGAACTATCCGGATAAGCAGCCCACAGCCAGTGTCATCCTGGTCTTCCACAACGAGGGGTTCTCCACCCTGGTGAGGACAGTCCACAGTGTCATCAACACCTCCCCAAAACACATGCTCAAGGAGGTGGTCATGGTGGATGACTTCAGTGATAAAG AAAACCTGAAGGGTCATCTGGAGGACTACCTGAAGCAGTTCAACGGCCTGGTTAAGCTGTACAGGAACAAGGAACGCGAGGGATTGATTCGGACTCGAACCCGAGGAGCGGAGTTGTCGACAGGGGACGTCATCGTCTTCCTGGACGCCCACTGCGAATGCAACCGTAACTGGCTCCCTCCCTTGCTGGACAGAATCAGGGTGGACAG GAAGACCATGGCAGTGCCAATCGTGGACGGCATTGACTGGGACAACTTCCAGTACCGACCGGTCTATTCCACCGTCCATCACCGCGGTATCTTCGAGTGGGGGTTCCTCTACAAGGAGAGCCAGGTGCCGAAGAAAGAGCTGGATAAACGAGCATACAACAGTGAACCATACCC GTCGCCTACGCACGCTGGTGGTCTGTTTGCCATGGACAGAAATTACTTCTTTGAGCTTGGAGGTTATGACCCCGGTCTGCGCATCTGGGGAGGAGAGAATTTTGAACTCTCGTTTAAG ATCTGGCAGTGCGGGGGTAGGGTAGAGTGGGTGCCGTGTTCCCGAGTGGGTCACATCTACAGAAACTTCATGCCCTACAGTACAGGGCAACACAAGGAGAAAATACCTGTCATCACGCTT aATTACATGAGAGTGGTGGAAGTATGGTTAGGAGAAGAGTTCCGTGAATATTTTTACACGAGAGAACCAATGGTGCGTGGGTATCCCATTGGTGACATCAGCAAACAGGTGCAGTTCAAGAAGGACAACAACTGCAAGAGCTTCAAGTGGTTCATGGACAACGTGGCATACGAGGTCTATGATCTGTATCCCCTTCCACCACGCAACAAGGCGTGGGGAGAG TTTAAGCAGAAGAGGGGCAACAAGTGCTGGGACTCCATGGGGCAAGGGATGGGGGGAGGACCCATCGGCGCTTACTACTGTCACCATGGAGGGAGCAACCAG TACTACCGGCTGAACGAGAAAGGCCAGATAGGAACTGGAGAGTGGTGTCTGAGAACAGAGAACGGAGATACCATACACATCAGACGCTGCGACGTAGAACCTGCTGGACCTTGGAAATGGGACGAG AATACCGGGTTGATTCGCAATGTTGATGTGGACAAATGTGTAGACATCGGAGAAGACAACCTCCTTCACCTCAAATCTTGTGACCCCTCTGCCCCCACCCAGCTCTGGGATATCAAAGAAATTTATCCCTGGAAAGATTAA